Proteins from one Choloepus didactylus isolate mChoDid1 chromosome 4, mChoDid1.pri, whole genome shotgun sequence genomic window:
- the LOC119532689 gene encoding zinc finger protein 134-like, whose amino-acid sequence MLTLKTATMCHTPRNAGSNQNLDELVLGGSAASEVLGSLVPGRGDRGDGIREAKGSRRPHRTEAGPGAGGAVRVGLGKPVPKPPARPALSLPWRPRPRPRPSVTFEDVAVYFSWEEWGLLDEAQRRLYHDVMQENLALVASPVLSTAVIRFYWPRRNPSAQHGISPAGGWHGAEDEEVSEESVFVEGVSQVRTPQEDLYTQKTQPCDMCVPLLKDILHLAEHQGTYPREKSFMCGACGKQFHFSANFYQQQNQHIAEKPFRTYVDRTLFEKNCEFHESEKPITCREVGKSFLTSSGLLQQQASHTRENPNYGTECGVAFHGGESDCRYTEYKKAFSHKHALVQHQRVHAGDRLYECSKCGKTCKRRSNLIQHQKIHTGERPFECNECGKFFTHNSRFIQHQRVHTGARPYRCSKCGKSFSQSSGLIHHRTVHTNERPYECSECGKSFSQSSGLITHWRVHSGARPYECGQCGKSFCQSSGLIQHRRVHTGARPYECSECGKSFSRKSHLIQHQTVHTGARPFECGECGKSFSQSSSLIQHRRAHTGERPYACRECGKAFSRRSYLTGHQKLHTGERL is encoded by the exons ATGCTGACCCTGAAGACTGCAACAATGTGCCATActccaaggaatgctggcagcaaCCAGAACCTGGATGAG CTTGTCTTGGGCGGTTCCGCCGCGTCAGAGGTGCTGGGTTCGCTGGTTCCCGGCCGAGGTGATCGAGGTGACGGGATCCGGGAGGCCAAGGGGAGCCGTCGTCCCCACCGCACAGAGGCGGGCCCCGGGGCTGGCGGCGCCGTCCGGGTCGGGCTCGGGAAGCCGGTGCCCAAGCCCCCAGCCCGCCCCGCCCTCAGCCTGCCATGGCGGCCGCGCCCACGACCCCGGCCCAGCGTGACTTTTGAGGATGTGGCCGTGTACTTCTCCTGGGAAGAGTGGGGGCTCCTTGATGAGGCTCAGAGACGCCTGTACCACGATGTGATGCAGGAGAACCTTGCACTTGTGGCCTCACCAGTGCTCTCCA CTGCTGTAATCAGATTTTATTGGCCCCGGAGAAACCCTTCTGCGCAGCATGGTATATCACCAGCAGGTGGCTGGCATGGAGCAGAGGATGAGGAAGTGTCTGAAGAGAGTGTGTTTGTAGAAGGAGTATCACAGGTCAGGACTCCCCAGGAAGATCTTTATACTCAGAAAACACAACCCTGTGACATGTGTGTCCCACTATTGAAAGACATTTTGCACTTGGCTGAGCACCAAGGAACTTATCCCAGAGAGAAATCGTTCATGTGTGGGGCATGTGGCAAACAATTTCACTTCAGTGCAAACTTTTACCAGCAGCAGAACCAGCACATTGCAGAGAAACCCTTCAGAACTTATGTGGACAGGACCTTGTTTGAGAAGAACTGTGAATTCCATGAGTCAGAGAAGCCCATTACCTGCAGGGAGGTAGGGAAGAGCTTCTTGACTAGTTCGGGACTTCTTCAGCAACAGGCCAGCCACACCAGGGAGAACCCAAACTATGGCACCGAGTGTGGAGTGGCCTTTCATGGCGGAGAAAGTGATTGCAGGTATACAGAGTACAAGAAAGCCTTCAGCCACAAACATGCACTTGTTCAGCATCAGAGAGTCCATGCTGGAGACAGGCTCTATGAGTGCAGCAAATGTGGGAAAACCTGCAAACGAAGATCTAACCTCATTCAGCACCAGAAAATccacactggagaaaggccttttgAATGCAATGAATGTGGAAAATTCTTTACCCACAACTCCCGGTTCATTCAACACCAGAGAGTTCATACTGGCGCAAGGCCTTATAGGTGCAGcaaatgtgggaaatcctttagcCAGAGCTCTGGCCTCATTCATCATAGGACAGTTCATACTAATGAAAGGCCTTATGAgtgcagtgaatgtgggaaatcctttagccaaagctctggcctcatcACACATTGGAGAGTTCACAGTGGAGCAAGGCCTTATGAGTGCGGTCAATGTGGGAAATCCTTTTGCCAAAGCTCTGGTCTAATTCAACACCGGAGAGTTCACACAGGAGCAAGGCCTTATGAATGCAGTgagtgtgggaaatccttcagtcgcAAATCACACCTCATTCAACACCAGACAGTTCACACTGGAGCAAGGCCTTTTGAGTGTGGTGAATGTGGGAAATCTTTCAGCCAAAGTTCTAGTCTCATTCAACATCGGAGGGCTCACACTGGGGAAAGGCCTTATGCCTGCagggaatgtgggaaagccttcagtcgaAGGTCTTACCTCACTGGGCACCAGAAACTTCACACAGGAGAAAGGCTTTAG